Proteins found in one Gigantopelta aegis isolate Gae_Host chromosome 12, Gae_host_genome, whole genome shotgun sequence genomic segment:
- the LOC121386912 gene encoding BTB/POZ domain-containing protein 2-like isoform X2 yields MAAKDSEGKFGFANNWQRGNSLKECLRYSLQQNSHCDVTFQVGEDRKSIPAHRLILTLRSSVFEAMLTGPLAEQENIAVPDVDSDIFEQFLMFLYTDDAILDTAKAIGLLYLSKKYDVTPLEQKCLAYLESSISSHNACVVMEQAHFYDEHDLKVMAMEYICKNGNTVLESPGFTDLCHSCVLEITERDELVASEEEVFEAVNAWSEAECRRQEREITPVNKRSALGKALMNVGYSLVGQKYFVDRVSPTKLLTESEDITILKNFISPDTCVLPFRKEPRCRTVNLITAKQLKCVFMNVYISYSAEYRSVFCVNQKCALQGFNIECESFGFRAFVCDKDTGAVVGETSDGKRTDYLIEFPDPVRIVKDRKYSLVVQCHEGHWAPCGTLSDIAEDGDFACRFLNNTHKQVVPSLVFRV; encoded by the exons ATGGCAGCTAAAGATTCTGAAGGCAAATTTGGATTTGCCAATAACTGGCAGCGCGGGAACTCTCTCAAAGAATGTCTGCGTTATTCACTGCAACAAAATTCTCACTGTGACGTCACGTTCCAGGTCGGGGAAGACAGGAAGTCCATACCAGCTCACAGACTGATATTGACTCTTCGGAGTAGCGTGTTTGAGGCAATGCTAACTGGACCGCTGGCAGAACAAGAGAATATCGCCGTGCCGGACGTAGATTCAGACATTTTCGAACAGTTCCTCAT gttccTATATACCGATGACGCTATACTTGATACAGCGAAAGCAATCGGACTTTTGTATTTATCCAAAAAATATGACGTAACGCCCCTGGAACAAAAGTGTCTGGCGTATTTGGAGTCATCGATATCGTCACATAACGCCTGCGTCGTGATGGAACAGGCCCATTTCTATGACGAACACGACTTGAAGGTCATGGCTATGGAATATATCTGTAAAAACGGCAACACAGTTCTAGAATCACCTGGATTCACTGATCTGTGTCACTCGTGTGTTCTCGAGATCACGGAAAGAGACGAACTGGTCGCATCTGAGGAAGAAGTATTTGAAGCCGTGAATGCTTGGAGTGAGGCGGAATGCCGACGACAAGAAAGGGAGATAACCCCAGTTAACAAGAGGAGTGCACTCGGGAAGGCGTTGATGAACGTGGGGTATTCTCTTGTTGGTCAGAAGTATTTTGTGGATAGGGTCTCACCAACTAAGCTCCTGACAGAAAGTGAAGACATCACAATCTTAAAAAACTTCATCTCTCCCGATACATGTGTTTTACCTTTCAGAAAGGAGCCCAGATGCAGGACTGTAAACCTTATTACTGCTAAACAGCTTAAATGCGTCTTTATGAACGTCTATATTTCTTATTCTGCTGAGTACagaagtgtgttttgtgttaATCAAAAGTGTGCTCTACAAGGCTTTAACATCGAGTGTGAATCATTTGGATTCAGAGCCTTTGTGTGCGATAAAGATACTGGTGCCGTTGTAGGTGAGACAAGTGATGGAAAGAGAACAGACTATCTTATTGAGTTCCCGGATCCAGTCAGGATTGTCAAAGACAGAAAATACAGTCTAGTTGTTCAGTGTCATGAAGGACATTGGGCTCCGTGTGGTACATTAAGCGACATAGCAGAAGACGGAGACTTTGCCTGCCGCTTCTTAAATAACACTCATAAGCAGGTGGTACCGAGCTTAGTCTTTCgagtttaa